One Fuerstiella marisgermanici DNA window includes the following coding sequences:
- a CDS encoding MlaE family ABC transporter permease, whose protein sequence is MNATATQNPISLIGRITQEFFCGFGGVTMFSLKMLAQLHKGLPRRHTIVPILYEIGVRSIPVILVTGTFIGMVLAVQTYQQFKMMHMESRLGAIITMTLVSELGPVLAATMLAGRVGSAMAAELGTMRVTEQIHAISALGANPLRYLVVPRFLACVALIPLLTAIADAVGIAAGWAFSCGVLGINSHHYWMYAEQFVTGWDVMAGLIKSVFFGCSIAIIACQQGFHCGAGAEGVGRAATQSFVLSFIAILGMDFLLTVVLNTTYYLIWPGAVSLATLLPFAGFAV, encoded by the coding sequence ATGAACGCTACGGCAACTCAAAATCCGATCTCACTGATCGGCCGGATCACGCAGGAGTTCTTCTGCGGATTTGGCGGCGTGACCATGTTCAGCCTGAAAATGCTGGCTCAGCTACACAAGGGCTTGCCGCGGCGGCACACCATCGTGCCCATTCTGTACGAAATCGGTGTCCGCAGTATCCCCGTCATTCTGGTCACGGGCACCTTTATCGGAATGGTGCTGGCCGTGCAGACGTACCAGCAATTCAAAATGATGCACATGGAATCCCGGTTGGGAGCCATCATTACGATGACGCTGGTTTCGGAACTCGGGCCGGTGCTGGCCGCGACAATGCTGGCCGGGCGCGTCGGTTCGGCGATGGCAGCGGAACTTGGCACCATGCGCGTGACCGAACAAATTCACGCCATCAGCGCTCTCGGCGCGAATCCGTTGAGGTATCTGGTGGTGCCTCGGTTTCTGGCCTGCGTGGCTCTGATTCCGCTGCTGACGGCCATCGCCGATGCGGTGGGGATTGCGGCCGGTTGGGCGTTTAGTTGCGGCGTGCTGGGGATCAACTCGCACCATTATTGGATGTATGCCGAACAGTTCGTGACCGGCTGGGACGTCATGGCAGGGCTAATCAAAAGTGTCTTCTTTGGCTGCAGTATCGCGATTATCGCCTGTCAACAGGGCTTCCACTGCGGAGCGGGTGCTGAAGGTGTGGGCCGCGCGGCGACTCAGTCGTTTGTGCTTTCCTTCATCGCAATCCTCGGGATGGACTTTCTACTGACAGTCGTGCTGAACACGACTTACTACCTGATCTGGCCGGGAGCCGTTTCGCTAGCGACATTGCTGCCTTTTGCGGGGTTTGCGGTATGA
- a CDS encoding ABC transporter ATP-binding protein, producing the protein MTGQTSSPAIEIADTRCVFGTQKVLWNVDLAINAGQTVAIVGESGCGKSVTMKVMMQLLTPTAGTLRWFGGDVADMTEAERQRQRLRLGYLFQGAALFDSLTIYENVAFGLRQTGQTNEREIKATVLARLEEVGLTADIVDKRPSEISGGMQKRVGLARALALSPDVMFYDEPTTGLDPVNSRRIDDLIQSIRDSRGVTGIIVTHDLRTVQRVADRIVMLYPRRKLNDDENQVIFDGTLAELATSSDERIREYIGDELDGNIVNASAA; encoded by the coding sequence ATGACAGGTCAGACGTCGTCACCAGCAATCGAGATCGCCGACACGCGCTGCGTGTTTGGAACTCAGAAGGTCCTGTGGAATGTGGACCTGGCCATCAATGCCGGGCAGACGGTCGCGATCGTCGGCGAAAGCGGTTGCGGCAAGAGTGTCACCATGAAGGTGATGATGCAGCTGCTGACTCCAACAGCCGGCACGCTGCGCTGGTTCGGCGGAGACGTGGCCGATATGACGGAGGCAGAACGCCAACGCCAGCGGCTTCGGCTGGGCTACCTTTTTCAGGGAGCCGCCTTGTTTGACAGCCTGACGATTTACGAAAACGTTGCCTTCGGACTTCGGCAGACGGGGCAAACCAACGAACGAGAAATCAAAGCGACTGTGCTGGCGCGGCTGGAAGAAGTCGGGCTGACGGCCGACATCGTAGACAAACGGCCTTCGGAAATATCCGGCGGCATGCAAAAACGAGTCGGGTTGGCTCGCGCTTTGGCGCTTAGCCCGGACGTGATGTTCTACGACGAACCAACAACGGGGCTGGACCCGGTGAACAGCCGTCGCATCGATGACCTGATTCAGTCGATCCGCGATTCGCGCGGCGTGACGGGAATTATCGTGACTCATGACTTGCGCACGGTTCAGCGAGTGGCCGACCGCATCGTGATGCTGTACCCGCGGCGCAAGCTGAACGACGACGAGAACCAGGTGATCTTTGACGGAACTCTGGCGGAACTGGCGACGAGTTCTGACGAACGGATTCGAGAATACATCGGTGACGAGTTGGATGGCAACATCGTCAACGCATCTGCGGCGTAG
- a CDS encoding MlaD family protein has product MDERNQEFKVGFMAVVALAAAVFMVFKFGEIGNQWKSGTRISIVLPNAAGIFPQTPINMSGIRIGSVETLTLVAEGRGVMVRAVIDEDYTFRNDSTAQVTRSLLGDGSIEIIPGSEGKAIVEGDRIAGRSASDPTAVVARMEQRISSTLASFEHTGKEWGRLGNNLNQLLETSGPDGVNTIQRSAAALEQFTRTMKAAEDTLASAGNLINDPQYQQQLQQTLAALPEMLNETRGTLKAVNSVIRQVDTTVANINVATTPLARQSETMVNRLSKSLDNIESITGELAIVSRLMNRDGGTINKLLTDPAVYRNLNATSASLAVMLENLKPVIADMQIFSDKVARHPELLGVRGVVRGSDGVKDANVTPASFER; this is encoded by the coding sequence ATGGACGAACGAAATCAGGAATTCAAAGTTGGCTTCATGGCCGTTGTGGCGCTGGCTGCTGCGGTATTCATGGTGTTCAAGTTTGGAGAGATCGGCAACCAGTGGAAGTCGGGCACTCGGATCAGCATCGTCCTGCCCAACGCGGCCGGCATCTTTCCACAAACACCTATTAACATGAGCGGCATTCGTATTGGAAGTGTCGAAACACTCACGCTGGTGGCCGAAGGACGCGGCGTGATGGTGCGCGCAGTCATTGATGAGGATTACACGTTCCGCAACGATTCGACCGCACAGGTGACTCGATCGCTGCTGGGTGACGGATCGATTGAGATCATTCCCGGCAGCGAAGGAAAGGCCATTGTGGAAGGCGACCGCATCGCCGGTCGTTCGGCCAGCGACCCGACGGCCGTGGTGGCTCGAATGGAACAACGCATCTCTTCCACGCTGGCATCGTTCGAACACACTGGCAAAGAATGGGGGCGCCTGGGCAACAACCTTAACCAGCTTCTGGAAACCTCCGGCCCCGACGGCGTGAACACCATTCAACGGTCTGCCGCCGCGTTAGAACAGTTCACTCGCACCATGAAAGCCGCTGAAGACACTCTGGCGTCGGCGGGCAACCTGATCAACGATCCGCAATACCAGCAACAGCTTCAGCAAACACTGGCCGCACTGCCTGAAATGTTGAATGAAACTCGCGGCACACTAAAGGCCGTGAACTCGGTCATTCGCCAGGTCGACACAACAGTGGCCAACATCAACGTCGCCACCACGCCGCTGGCTCGTCAAAGTGAAACGATGGTGAACCGACTGAGCAAGTCGCTGGATAATATTGAATCGATTACCGGCGAACTCGCGATCGTATCGCGTTTGATGAATCGCGACGGCGGCACCATTAATAAGTTGCTGACCGATCCAGCGGTCTACCGAAATCTGAACGCCACTTCGGCGTCGCTGGCCGTCATGCTTGAAAACCTTAAACCGGTGATCGCCGACATGCAGATCTTCAGCGACAAGGTGGCTCGCCATCCGGAACTACTGGGCGTCCGAGGCGTTGTGCGTGGCAGCGATGGTGTGAAGGACGCGAACGTCACGCCGGCATCGTTTGAACGGTAG
- a CDS encoding PEGA domain-containing protein produces the protein MRRTFITFALLLTFLQTGCVHRRLTINSNPVGALVRIDGKDVGYTPTSIDYTWYGTREVQLLKDGYETQTQFIDINPPWYQRFPLDFFSDNFLGTHIRDHRRYDIQMQPRQQDNAQNVIQRGRSLRSDALHGL, from the coding sequence ATGCGTCGAACCTTCATCACCTTCGCACTGCTGCTGACGTTTCTGCAGACAGGTTGCGTTCATCGACGGCTCACGATCAACTCGAACCCCGTCGGAGCTCTGGTGCGCATTGACGGGAAGGACGTTGGGTATACGCCAACATCCATCGATTACACATGGTACGGCACTCGGGAAGTGCAACTGTTGAAGGACGGCTACGAAACTCAAACGCAGTTCATCGACATCAACCCGCCGTGGTATCAGCGATTTCCGCTGGACTTCTTCAGCGACAACTTCCTGGGCACTCACATCCGCGATCACCGTCGCTACGACATTCAGATGCAGCCGCGCCAGCAGGACAACGCTCAAAATGTCATTCAGCGCGGACGATCGCTGCGTAGCGACGCACTGCACGGACTCTAG
- a CDS encoding PP2C family protein-serine/threonine phosphatase: MTDQPQVQYASRTDVGMRRAANQDSVVIRLSNEYQEWNECGHLFVVADGMGGHSVGDLASRIAVDSLPIAYFKVDADSIPDRLRSAIIAANRSISDKARENPEFADMGTTCSTLVLSTAGAFVGHVGDSRVYRVRDGHIQQLTFDHSLQWEMVRQGRATIENVDMLHPRNVITRCLGPDQNVPIDIEGPFQVLPEDRFVICSDGLTGHMSDSEIGAIANSMPPGDAARLLINLANCRGGTDNVTVVVARVESFPTQTGKFVDSPRKFVPAKTTELSPKPSGSIANRISMSLFLLLGVSGLGLLALGEVQYGLWLICPALILGFLSMIASTNRQVAESSALADTAEFETPAIPGLQPLEGSRPAANSPYRTAPAEIDPGFLELLAQAQSELTTAARENGWKADFDSLANMNRQALVATKENKLEQCVQIRAQAIDDLMKELYANSRHG, from the coding sequence ATGACCGACCAGCCGCAGGTTCAATACGCTTCCCGAACGGATGTCGGGATGCGCCGAGCGGCCAACCAGGATTCCGTCGTTATTCGGTTGAGTAACGAGTATCAGGAATGGAACGAATGCGGCCACCTGTTTGTCGTGGCAGACGGGATGGGTGGGCATTCCGTTGGAGACCTCGCCAGTCGCATCGCCGTCGATTCGCTGCCGATCGCGTATTTCAAGGTGGATGCCGATTCAATTCCGGACCGTCTTCGCAGCGCCATCATCGCGGCCAATCGATCGATCAGCGACAAGGCGCGAGAGAACCCGGAATTTGCCGACATGGGCACGACGTGCTCAACGCTGGTCCTGTCGACGGCTGGTGCCTTTGTGGGGCACGTCGGGGATAGCCGCGTTTATCGAGTGCGCGACGGTCATATTCAGCAGCTGACTTTCGACCACAGTTTGCAGTGGGAAATGGTGCGGCAGGGCAGGGCGACGATCGAAAACGTCGACATGCTGCATCCGCGCAACGTGATCACGCGTTGCCTCGGTCCGGACCAGAATGTGCCGATCGATATCGAAGGTCCGTTTCAGGTATTGCCCGAAGATCGATTCGTGATCTGTTCGGACGGCTTGACGGGGCATATGTCGGACAGTGAAATCGGAGCCATCGCCAACAGCATGCCCCCTGGCGACGCGGCTCGTTTGTTAATCAACCTCGCCAACTGCCGCGGCGGCACAGACAATGTGACGGTGGTGGTGGCTCGAGTAGAATCGTTCCCGACTCAGACCGGAAAGTTTGTCGATTCTCCCAGGAAGTTCGTCCCCGCCAAAACGACCGAACTATCGCCCAAACCTTCCGGAAGCATCGCGAATCGGATTTCGATGTCCCTGTTCCTGCTTTTGGGTGTCAGCGGTTTAGGCCTGTTGGCGTTGGGCGAGGTCCAATACGGTCTCTGGTTGATTTGCCCAGCGCTGATTCTGGGCTTTCTGAGCATGATCGCGTCCACCAACCGGCAGGTGGCAGAATCCAGTGCTTTGGCAGACACCGCAGAATTTGAGACGCCCGCTATTCCGGGTCTTCAGCCGCTGGAAGGTTCGCGCCCGGCCGCCAATTCGCCGTATCGAACGGCACCGGCCGAGATTGATCCGGGCTTCCTGGAGTTGCTCGCCCAGGCTCAAAGCGAACTCACCACGGCAGCGCGGGAAAACGGCTGGAAGGCCGACTTTGATTCACTGGCGAACATGAACCGGCAAGCACTGGTCGCCACGAAGGAAAACAAGCTGGAGCAGTGCGTGCAAATCCGAGCTCAGGCGATCGATGACCTGATGAAGGAATTGTACGCCAATTCGCGGCACGGCTAG
- a CDS encoding sensor histidine kinase, with the protein MFFLKSIRRRLVTGFTVAFVLLLLMASAAIWGLNRHQHAVSTIHHLVHHSPDKAQLESAINRIILPFTPSKSEVAEAMQKDFLSRIVTARKEADTYYRRSEEAARDPSQFVPGRGGTYPLLTRYMDKVYEGLGNLDALASEFQFAPGTDEKTRTTHIAAIKQAAMEQVAVLHENLNRLPDYDKQKHVAASLIGEQRQSTRMLKNVRIIILVAVIAYGITIFFGFRWVSNPLRAIASGASRIANGDTDYRLEPVSHWKDEFFDLTENFNRMADRFHESEDHLSAKVEERSRQLVRSERLAGVGFLAAGVAHEINNPLQAMSMAAESVQFRLHEHLPPDNADTKEVMERLDMIQRESKRCGQITRRLLDFARNERQEKLPDDLTRVIGEVLAMIRPMSKYQDREIIFDRSAPLIMEINASQMKQVMLNLIANALQATDSGGRVEVRIEEHTDWVVVAVKDNGHGMKPENVDNLFEPFYTTKETGEGTGLGLSITHRIVVDHSGTIDPHSDGPGKGSTFRLRLPRRQPQQKAA; encoded by the coding sequence GTGTTCTTCTTGAAAAGCATTCGACGCCGCCTGGTCACCGGATTTACGGTTGCCTTTGTGCTGCTGCTACTGATGGCCAGTGCTGCGATCTGGGGCCTGAATCGCCATCAGCACGCGGTCTCCACCATTCACCACCTTGTCCATCACAGCCCGGACAAAGCTCAGTTGGAATCCGCCATCAATCGGATCATCCTGCCGTTCACGCCTTCCAAAAGCGAAGTGGCAGAAGCGATGCAGAAGGATTTTCTGTCGCGCATCGTGACCGCTCGCAAAGAAGCCGACACCTACTATCGTCGCAGCGAAGAAGCGGCACGCGATCCGAGCCAGTTTGTGCCTGGTCGAGGCGGTACGTACCCGCTGCTGACGCGTTACATGGATAAGGTGTACGAAGGTCTGGGCAATCTTGACGCGCTCGCAAGCGAATTTCAGTTTGCCCCTGGCACCGATGAAAAGACCCGAACCACTCACATCGCTGCCATCAAACAAGCGGCCATGGAACAGGTTGCCGTCCTGCACGAAAACCTGAATCGACTGCCCGACTACGACAAACAGAAACACGTTGCAGCGTCACTGATCGGCGAGCAACGGCAATCGACTCGCATGCTGAAGAACGTGCGAATCATCATTCTCGTCGCCGTGATCGCGTACGGCATCACGATCTTCTTCGGCTTCCGCTGGGTGTCTAATCCTTTGCGAGCCATCGCGAGTGGCGCATCTCGCATTGCCAACGGCGATACGGATTACCGGCTCGAACCAGTCTCCCACTGGAAGGATGAATTCTTCGACCTGACCGAAAACTTCAACCGCATGGCAGACCGGTTTCACGAATCGGAAGACCATCTCAGCGCAAAGGTCGAAGAACGCAGCCGTCAACTAGTGCGATCCGAACGGCTGGCTGGAGTCGGTTTTCTGGCGGCCGGCGTGGCTCACGAAATTAACAATCCGCTGCAGGCAATGTCGATGGCGGCGGAATCCGTCCAGTTCCGACTGCACGAGCACCTTCCGCCGGACAACGCTGATACGAAGGAAGTGATGGAACGCCTGGACATGATTCAGCGTGAATCCAAACGCTGTGGCCAGATCACACGCCGACTTCTGGACTTCGCTCGCAACGAACGCCAGGAAAAACTGCCGGACGATCTCACGCGAGTCATCGGCGAAGTGCTGGCCATGATTCGCCCGATGAGTAAGTATCAGGATCGCGAAATAATCTTCGACCGCAGTGCGCCGCTGATTATGGAAATCAACGCATCGCAGATGAAGCAGGTGATGTTAAACCTCATCGCCAACGCGCTGCAGGCCACGGATTCCGGTGGGCGAGTGGAAGTGCGTATCGAAGAGCACACCGACTGGGTCGTCGTAGCCGTCAAAGATAATGGACACGGCATGAAGCCGGAGAACGTGGACAATCTTTTCGAGCCGTTTTACACAACGAAGGAAACCGGTGAAGGTACGGGACTCGGTTTAAGTATCACTCACCGCATTGTGGTCGACCATTCGGGCACGATTGACCCTCACAGCGACGGGCCTGGCAAGGGCAGCACCTTCCGGCTAAGGTTGCCCAGACGACAGCCGCAACAAAAGGCCGCGTGA
- a CDS encoding ECF-type sigma factor, which produces MSDVTVLLNAIEQGKARSEDLLPMVYDELRRLAAGHMQRERPGQTLQATALVHEAFLRLVGNDDATWENRRHFFGAAALAMQRILVEQARRKQRRKHGGDVQQVHLSDMDIVAENLSAADDLLAIDEALQEFTDQDPDKAELVRLRYFAGLTEPEAAAALNISRATASRWWTYAKAWLFARVNGSAE; this is translated from the coding sequence ATGTCCGACGTCACCGTTCTTCTAAACGCTATCGAACAGGGGAAGGCTCGCAGTGAGGACCTGCTGCCGATGGTGTATGACGAATTGCGTCGTTTGGCGGCCGGACATATGCAGCGCGAACGTCCCGGCCAGACTCTGCAGGCCACGGCGTTGGTCCACGAAGCATTTCTTCGACTGGTCGGCAATGACGACGCCACATGGGAAAACCGCCGCCACTTCTTCGGTGCGGCCGCGCTAGCTATGCAACGTATTCTTGTTGAGCAGGCTCGCCGCAAACAACGCCGGAAGCACGGTGGGGACGTGCAGCAAGTTCATCTGTCCGACATGGATATCGTGGCTGAAAACCTTTCCGCTGCCGACGACCTGCTGGCGATCGACGAAGCTCTGCAGGAATTCACCGACCAGGATCCGGACAAGGCCGAACTGGTACGACTTCGCTACTTTGCTGGTCTGACTGAACCCGAAGCTGCCGCCGCCCTCAACATTTCCCGCGCCACCGCGTCTCGCTGGTGGACGTATGCGAAGGCCTGGCTGTTTGCCCGGGTGAACGGCAGCGCTGAATGA